The following proteins are co-located in the Anomalospiza imberbis isolate Cuckoo-Finch-1a 21T00152 chromosome 1, ASM3175350v1, whole genome shotgun sequence genome:
- the PAK1IP1 gene encoding p21-activated protein kinase-interacting protein 1 isoform X1, producing MELVAGCYEQVLLGFATRPGQSWTIVPDFTHHAHSASLSAVAVNNRYVVTGSRDETIQIYDMKKKIEHGALLQHNGTITCLEFYGTAHLLSGAEDGLICIWNTKRWECLKSIKAHKGHVTSLSIHPSGKLALSVGTDKTLRTWNLVEGRSAFIKNLKQNAHIIKWSPDGEKYVTVITNKVDIYRLDSASITGTITIEKRISSLRFITDSVLAIAGDDEMIRFYSCDSQNCLCEFKAHENRIKVTYSFEREGQHVIVTASSDGYIKMWNLDLDKIKDGPSLLCEVNTKARLTCLAVWLDRASEMKENSDKTATLCQETEDEKSSIARINKDFWTTKRVKIAKRKRKIIPEKQKLEAPMQKKKKKQNSSA from the exons ATGGAGCTGGTGGCGGGGTGCTACgagcaggtgctgctggggttCGCCACGCGGCCCGGCCAG TCGTGGACAATTGTCCCTGATTTTACACATCATGCCCACTCCGCCTCATTATCAGCAGTAGCAGTGAATAACAGATATGTGGTCACTGGGAGTAGAGATGAGACAATCCAAATCTATGACATGAAAAAGAAGATAGAACATGGGGCGTTGCTACAGCACAATG GCACGATAACTTGTTTGGAGTTCTATGGGACTGCACATCTACTGAGTGGGGCTGAAGATGGACTCATTTGTATCTGGAATACAAAGAGATGGGAATGTCTGAAATCCATTAAGGCACATAA GGGACATGTGACATCTCTTTCTATTCATCCTTCTGGGAAATTAGCTTTGTCAGTTGGAACAGATAAAACATTAAG AACTTGGAATCTTGTTGAAGGACGATCAGCCTTCATCAAAAACCTGAAGCAAA ATGCACACATAATTAAATGGTCCCCTGATGGAGAGAAGTATGTGACTGTGATAACAAACAAAGTGGATATCTACAGACTTGACTCAGCTTCAATCACTGGCACCATTACAATAGAGAAGAGGATTTCTTCACTTAGATTTATTACA GATTCTGTCCTTGCCATAGCTGGAGATGATGAAATGATTAGGTTCTACAGCTGTGACTCTCAAAACTGCTTGTGTGAATTTAAAGCTCATGAAAACAG AATAAAAGTTACTTATAGTTTTGAAAGAGAAGGACAGCATGTTATTGTTACTGCATCCAGTGATGGTTACATTAAAATGTGGAATCTGGATCTTGATAAG ATTAAAGATGGGCCATCTTTACTGTGTGAAGTCAATACCAAAGCCAGGCTGACATGTCTTGCAGTATGGCTTGACAGAGCttcagaaatgaaagaaaactctGATAAAACTGCAACCTTATGTCAAG aaacagaagatgaaaaatcatCAATAGCCAGGATAAACAAAGATTTTTGGACTACTAAAAGGGTTAAAAtagcaaaaagaaagagaaaaattattccAGAGAAACAAAAGCTGGAAGCTCCaatgcaaaagaagaaaaagaaacagaatagTTCGGCATGA
- the PAK1IP1 gene encoding p21-activated protein kinase-interacting protein 1 isoform X2, translating into MKKKIEHGALLQHNGTITCLEFYGTAHLLSGAEDGLICIWNTKRWECLKSIKAHKGHVTSLSIHPSGKLALSVGTDKTLRTWNLVEGRSAFIKNLKQNAHIIKWSPDGEKYVTVITNKVDIYRLDSASITGTITIEKRISSLRFITDSVLAIAGDDEMIRFYSCDSQNCLCEFKAHENRIKVTYSFEREGQHVIVTASSDGYIKMWNLDLDKIKDGPSLLCEVNTKARLTCLAVWLDRASEMKENSDKTATLCQETEDEKSSIARINKDFWTTKRVKIAKRKRKIIPEKQKLEAPMQKKKKKQNSSA; encoded by the exons ATGAAAAAGAAGATAGAACATGGGGCGTTGCTACAGCACAATG GCACGATAACTTGTTTGGAGTTCTATGGGACTGCACATCTACTGAGTGGGGCTGAAGATGGACTCATTTGTATCTGGAATACAAAGAGATGGGAATGTCTGAAATCCATTAAGGCACATAA GGGACATGTGACATCTCTTTCTATTCATCCTTCTGGGAAATTAGCTTTGTCAGTTGGAACAGATAAAACATTAAG AACTTGGAATCTTGTTGAAGGACGATCAGCCTTCATCAAAAACCTGAAGCAAA ATGCACACATAATTAAATGGTCCCCTGATGGAGAGAAGTATGTGACTGTGATAACAAACAAAGTGGATATCTACAGACTTGACTCAGCTTCAATCACTGGCACCATTACAATAGAGAAGAGGATTTCTTCACTTAGATTTATTACA GATTCTGTCCTTGCCATAGCTGGAGATGATGAAATGATTAGGTTCTACAGCTGTGACTCTCAAAACTGCTTGTGTGAATTTAAAGCTCATGAAAACAG AATAAAAGTTACTTATAGTTTTGAAAGAGAAGGACAGCATGTTATTGTTACTGCATCCAGTGATGGTTACATTAAAATGTGGAATCTGGATCTTGATAAG ATTAAAGATGGGCCATCTTTACTGTGTGAAGTCAATACCAAAGCCAGGCTGACATGTCTTGCAGTATGGCTTGACAGAGCttcagaaatgaaagaaaactctGATAAAACTGCAACCTTATGTCAAG aaacagaagatgaaaaatcatCAATAGCCAGGATAAACAAAGATTTTTGGACTACTAAAAGGGTTAAAAtagcaaaaagaaagagaaaaattattccAGAGAAACAAAAGCTGGAAGCTCCaatgcaaaagaagaaaaagaaacagaatagTTCGGCATGA
- the LOC137468644 gene encoding tRNA selenocysteine 1-associated protein 1-like isoform X4 — protein sequence MASQDLMAKKRECLQAYSWWRTPQKKRKKKNKIKPGRIEFVPSSTNTTRPDYSIFVGELTPEVDDFQLYDYFLKRYPSCIDCKIATDLLGYSRLKAEFQRYQSYNYNDYYQDYQNYYSQWNYDPYADYNYSSYTPYDSMQAVGDCSLGDAVMAPAVFEEASAMTEINDDLITEDPQLYLDVDEMNRQFMETSEELYDALMNCHWQPLDTVTSDIPSAI from the exons ATGGCAAGCCAG GACTTGAtggcaaaaaaaagagaatgtcTCCAGGCCTACAGCTGGTGGAGAACACCGCAGAAGAAAcggaagaaaaagaacaaaataaaaccaggaagAATAGAGTTTGTCCCTAGTAGTACTAACACAACCAG ACCAGATTATTCAATATTTGTTGGGGAGCTGACTCCAGAAGTAGATGATTTTCAGCTCTATGACTATTTCCTAAAGAGGTACCCTTCATGTATTGACTGCAAAATAGCAACAGACCTGCTGGGATATTCCAG ATTGAAAGCAGAATTCCAGCGGTACCAGTCATACAACTATAATGATTATTATCAAGATTATCAGAACTACTATTCACAGTGGAATTACGATCCTTATGCTGACTACAACTACAGCTCCTATACTCCCTATGATAGCATGCAAGCTGTTGGAGACTGCTCTTTAGGAGATGCTGTTATGGCTCCAGCTGTTTTTGAG gaagctTCAGCTATGACTGAAATCAATGATGACCTAATAACTGAAG ATCCACAGCTGTACTTGGATGTTGATGAAATGAACAGACAGTTTATGGAGACAAGTGAAGAACTCTATGATGCCCTCATGAATTGTCACTGGCAACCTCTGGATACGGTCACTTCTGACATCCCCTCTGCTATTTAA
- the LOC137468644 gene encoding tRNA selenocysteine 1-associated protein 1-like isoform X2 — MASQDLMAKKRECLQAYSWWRTPQKKRKKKNKIKPGRIEFVPSSTNTTRPDYSIFVGELTPEVDDFQLYDYFLKRYPSCIDCKIATDLLGYSRGYAFVRFGEQGDQMRALQDCQNAPGLGGKRIRLSIGISKRLKAEFQRYQSYNYNDYYQDYQNYYSQWNYDPYADYNYSSYTPYDSMQAVGDCSLGDAVMAPAVFEEASAMTEINDDLITEDPQLYLDVDEMNRQFMETSEELYDALMNCHWQPLDTVTSDIPSAI, encoded by the exons ATGGCAAGCCAG GACTTGAtggcaaaaaaaagagaatgtcTCCAGGCCTACAGCTGGTGGAGAACACCGCAGAAGAAAcggaagaaaaagaacaaaataaaaccaggaagAATAGAGTTTGTCCCTAGTAGTACTAACACAACCAG ACCAGATTATTCAATATTTGTTGGGGAGCTGACTCCAGAAGTAGATGATTTTCAGCTCTATGACTATTTCCTAAAGAGGTACCCTTCATGTATTGACTGCAAAATAGCAACAGACCTGCTGGGATATTCCAG AGGGTATGCCTTTGTCAGATTTGGTGAGCAAGGTGATCAGATGAGGGCACTGCAAGACTGCCAGAATGCACCGGGTCTGGGGGGAAAACGAATCCGGCTGAGCATAGGAATTTCTAAAAG ATTGAAAGCAGAATTCCAGCGGTACCAGTCATACAACTATAATGATTATTATCAAGATTATCAGAACTACTATTCACAGTGGAATTACGATCCTTATGCTGACTACAACTACAGCTCCTATACTCCCTATGATAGCATGCAAGCTGTTGGAGACTGCTCTTTAGGAGATGCTGTTATGGCTCCAGCTGTTTTTGAG gaagctTCAGCTATGACTGAAATCAATGATGACCTAATAACTGAAG ATCCACAGCTGTACTTGGATGTTGATGAAATGAACAGACAGTTTATGGAGACAAGTGAAGAACTCTATGATGCCCTCATGAATTGTCACTGGCAACCTCTGGATACGGTCACTTCTGACATCCCCTCTGCTATTTAA
- the LOC137468644 gene encoding tRNA selenocysteine 1-associated protein 1-like isoform X1, which yields MGPQASFKGKDLMAKKRECLQAYSWWRTPQKKRKKKNKIKPGRIEFVPSSTNTTRPDYSIFVGELTPEVDDFQLYDYFLKRYPSCIDCKIATDLLGYSRGYAFVRFGEQGDQMRALQDCQNAPGLGGKRIRLSIGISKRLKAEFQRYQSYNYNDYYQDYQNYYSQWNYDPYADYNYSSYTPYDSMQAVGDCSLGDAVMAPAVFEEASAMTEINDDLITEDPQLYLDVDEMNRQFMETSEELYDALMNCHWQPLDTVTSDIPSAI from the exons ATGGGACCCCAGGCTTCTTTCAAGGGCAAG GACTTGAtggcaaaaaaaagagaatgtcTCCAGGCCTACAGCTGGTGGAGAACACCGCAGAAGAAAcggaagaaaaagaacaaaataaaaccaggaagAATAGAGTTTGTCCCTAGTAGTACTAACACAACCAG ACCAGATTATTCAATATTTGTTGGGGAGCTGACTCCAGAAGTAGATGATTTTCAGCTCTATGACTATTTCCTAAAGAGGTACCCTTCATGTATTGACTGCAAAATAGCAACAGACCTGCTGGGATATTCCAG AGGGTATGCCTTTGTCAGATTTGGTGAGCAAGGTGATCAGATGAGGGCACTGCAAGACTGCCAGAATGCACCGGGTCTGGGGGGAAAACGAATCCGGCTGAGCATAGGAATTTCTAAAAG ATTGAAAGCAGAATTCCAGCGGTACCAGTCATACAACTATAATGATTATTATCAAGATTATCAGAACTACTATTCACAGTGGAATTACGATCCTTATGCTGACTACAACTACAGCTCCTATACTCCCTATGATAGCATGCAAGCTGTTGGAGACTGCTCTTTAGGAGATGCTGTTATGGCTCCAGCTGTTTTTGAG gaagctTCAGCTATGACTGAAATCAATGATGACCTAATAACTGAAG ATCCACAGCTGTACTTGGATGTTGATGAAATGAACAGACAGTTTATGGAGACAAGTGAAGAACTCTATGATGCCCTCATGAATTGTCACTGGCAACCTCTGGATACGGTCACTTCTGACATCCCCTCTGCTATTTAA
- the LOC137468644 gene encoding tRNA selenocysteine 1-associated protein 1-like isoform X3 has product MGPQASFKGKDLMAKKRECLQAYSWWRTPQKKRKKKNKIKPGRIEFVPSSTNTTRPDYSIFVGELTPEVDDFQLYDYFLKRYPSCIDCKIATDLLGYSRLKAEFQRYQSYNYNDYYQDYQNYYSQWNYDPYADYNYSSYTPYDSMQAVGDCSLGDAVMAPAVFEEASAMTEINDDLITEDPQLYLDVDEMNRQFMETSEELYDALMNCHWQPLDTVTSDIPSAI; this is encoded by the exons ATGGGACCCCAGGCTTCTTTCAAGGGCAAG GACTTGAtggcaaaaaaaagagaatgtcTCCAGGCCTACAGCTGGTGGAGAACACCGCAGAAGAAAcggaagaaaaagaacaaaataaaaccaggaagAATAGAGTTTGTCCCTAGTAGTACTAACACAACCAG ACCAGATTATTCAATATTTGTTGGGGAGCTGACTCCAGAAGTAGATGATTTTCAGCTCTATGACTATTTCCTAAAGAGGTACCCTTCATGTATTGACTGCAAAATAGCAACAGACCTGCTGGGATATTCCAG ATTGAAAGCAGAATTCCAGCGGTACCAGTCATACAACTATAATGATTATTATCAAGATTATCAGAACTACTATTCACAGTGGAATTACGATCCTTATGCTGACTACAACTACAGCTCCTATACTCCCTATGATAGCATGCAAGCTGTTGGAGACTGCTCTTTAGGAGATGCTGTTATGGCTCCAGCTGTTTTTGAG gaagctTCAGCTATGACTGAAATCAATGATGACCTAATAACTGAAG ATCCACAGCTGTACTTGGATGTTGATGAAATGAACAGACAGTTTATGGAGACAAGTGAAGAACTCTATGATGCCCTCATGAATTGTCACTGGCAACCTCTGGATACGGTCACTTCTGACATCCCCTCTGCTATTTAA